AGCGCGACGCGATACCCGCGCTGACGGAACGCCGGTGCGATGCGGTGGATGACCTGTTCGGACTCGGTCATCGGCTCGCCGTAATACCGGACGCCGTCCTCGGCGGTCCTGTCGACCTCGTAGACGTAGAACGTGTCTGCGAGCGCTTCCGGGTCCGGTAACTCCGGCGGCGAGGACTGGGTCGCCATTACTCGCGTTTGGGGTTCGACCCGTTTGAACCTGTTTGCCGCGGCACTAGAAGAGGGGCACACCGTCCATAGAGGACTCGGAGGGCGTTAGTCCGCGACGGCCTCGTCCGACCCGGTCGCGGCGCTGGGGTCCTGAATCCAGAGGTCGCCGAAAAGGTCGTCCTGCTGGAGGCGGACCTGGCCGCGATGGGCAAGAAAGAGCAGTCCGAGGAACGTCTCGACGCGGGTCCCGCCGGCGGTGTCGACCTCGCGGTACAGCACCTCCTCGCGGCCCTGATCGTACTGCTCGCGGACGGCGTCGTGGACATCGGCGATGATGTCGTCGATGTTCTCGGCGTGAGCCGTCCCGGTCACGTCCGCCGCTGACGGCTCCTCGTCCAGTCGCATGTCGTCGGCCCCGCGGTAATCCAGTTCCTGCGTCCCGCGGTCGTACCCGCTCGGGGAGTCGCTGGTGTCGTATTCCCGGGACTCTTTCCACCACGACTCCCGCTCGGCGTCCCGGAGGTCCCGAACGAGTTCGTCGAGCGTCTGTGGCATCCCACGGGCACGCCGGCGTTCGAGCCGGCGGTCCATCTCCGATTCCAGCGCGGCGAAGGGATCCGGGTCCTCGATGGGTGCGTCCTCGTGCATCGCCTGCTCCCACGGCTCGACGGGGTCCTCCTCGTCGTCGCCCTCGCCCAGCATCGCGTCGCTTTTCATCCGGATCAGAACGCTCGCGTAGAACAGCGCCCGGCCCGACGTGCGCAAGTCCGCGTCGTCGATGCGCTGGAGGAACTTGTCGGTGACCCTCACCACGTCGATGTCCCAGGGGTCGATTTCGCCGTCGTCGGCGAGCTGGACCAGAACCTCGACCGGTTCGACGTCCTCGTCGTCGCTGTCGTCGTCCGAGTCGCTTTCGGGGCCGTCCTGCTCGGGAGAGGGATCATCTGAATCGGGGGATTCGCCCAGCAGCGCCGCCGCATCGCCCGACTCACCGGGCGGGTCGCGGTCCTCGTGGCCGGTAATGTTGAGTGGAATGTCATCCGCTTGACTTTCAACCCCTTCATCAGTCATCAGCCGGCACCTCCTCGTCACCGTCACCCTCACCGCTGAGATCAATCCCAGTAACCGCACTCACGTTGTCGCCCTGCATCATCACGCCGATGGCGCGCTCGGACCGCTCCAGCATGGCCGAGCGGTGCGAGACGACGACGAACTGGGCGTCGCCGGCGAGTTCGTCGACCAGTTCGCCGACGAGGTCGGCGTTGGCCGCGTCGAGGAAGGCGTCCACTTCGTCGAGCGCGTAGAACGGCGCGGGGTTGTGCCGCTGGATGGCGAAGATGAACGCCAGCGCCGTCAGCGACTTCTCGCCGCCGGACATCGCGTTCAGCCGCTGAATCGGCTTGTCGCCCGGCTGGGCCTTCATCGTCAGCCCGCCCTCGAAGG
The genomic region above belongs to Haloarcula hispanica ATCC 33960 and contains:
- a CDS encoding segregation and condensation protein A; this encodes MTDEGVESQADDIPLNITGHEDRDPPGESGDAAALLGESPDSDDPSPEQDGPESDSDDDSDDEDVEPVEVLVQLADDGEIDPWDIDVVRVTDKFLQRIDDADLRTSGRALFYASVLIRMKSDAMLGEGDDEEDPVEPWEQAMHEDAPIEDPDPFAALESEMDRRLERRRARGMPQTLDELVRDLRDAERESWWKESREYDTSDSPSGYDRGTQELDYRGADDMRLDEEPSAADVTGTAHAENIDDIIADVHDAVREQYDQGREEVLYREVDTAGGTRVETFLGLLFLAHRGQVRLQQDDLFGDLWIQDPSAATGSDEAVAD